A genomic segment from Malaclemys terrapin pileata isolate rMalTer1 chromosome 1, rMalTer1.hap1, whole genome shotgun sequence encodes:
- the SOWAHC gene encoding ankyrin repeat domain-containing protein SOWAHC, whose amino-acid sequence MAEEPALSPESVLRFLAARGGRARNAELLEHFRGWLSPPEPERRARARQRFKELVNAVATVRLEPGSGAKYVQLRRRYRPAGTPAADKQDSPPGDQPLEPGGSEAAAPLDPPAAPGPEPLPDIADTAPVDPPVAPELLPSIAVTPEEEADSVQQSRDSSPCPEGQPGEIAPATPGKPGPEDGALREKDPPRCPQQLPQVGSRSDLPRLGQVPPGGGRKRSSRHNVARGLQPGHGAEEPLAPARLAEEEGAEAGSGSPCSPGSSGGGATPRSSRKNFRELMMGSSPQLKRSFFPGAPRARGVDSDSASLASSSAEEESGGGSSVALDPLEHAWMLSAADGRWESLEGLLSSEPGLLSKRDFITGFTCLHWAAKHGRHELLAMLVNFAHKQRLLININARTSGGYTALHLAAMHGHLEVVKLLVGAYDADVDVRDYSGRKASNYLSQSTTEEMRSLVGALQEEGEGAAGNESGRWRLSKVLPSNLITYKLSHHHQGEEAESSEGAAALGKGKEMSRKASTSGRMKPRLNKIRFRTQIIHTTPSFRGEAEEEEEQEEKPLRTSFKLRPKSNVFG is encoded by the coding sequence atggccgaggagccggcGCTGAGCCCGGAGTCGGTGCTGCGGTTCCTGGCGGCGCGGGGCGGGCGGGCGCGGAACGCGGAGCTGCTGGAGCATTTCCGGGGCTGGCTGAGCCCCCcggagccggagcgccgcgcccgGGCCCGCCAGCGCTTCAAGGAGCTGGTCAACGCCGTGGCCACCGTGCGCCTGGAGCCCGGCTCCGGCGCCAAGTACGTGCAGCTGCGGCGGCGCTACCGGCCCGCGGGGACCCCGGCTGCGGACAAGCAGGACTCGCCGCCCGGTGACCAGCCCCTCGAACCCGGCGGCAGCGAGGCCGCCGCCCCCCTCGATCCCCCAGCGGCGCCCGGGCCCGAGCCGCTGCCTGACATCGCGGACACCGCCCCCGTAGATCCCCCAGTGGCGCCGGAGCTGCTGCCCAGCATCGCGGTGACCCCTGAGGAGGAGGCGGACTCGGTACAGCAGAGCCGGGACTCCTCGCCTTGCCCCGAGGGGCAGCCGGGGGAGATCGCGCCAGCTACcccggggaagccgggccccgagGATGGGGCGCTTCGGGAGAAGGATCCCCCCAGGTGCCCGCAACAGCTGCCccaggtggggagcaggagcGACTTGCCCCGGCTGGGCCAGGTGCCCCCGGGCGGCGGCAGGAAGAGGAGCTCGCGGCACAATGTGGCCCGGGGGCTGCAGCCGGGGCACGGCGCAGAGGAGCCGCTTGCCCCTGCCCGGCTTGCCGAGGAGGAGGGGGCCGAGGCCGGTTCCGGCTCTCCCTGCTCCCCGGGTAGCTCCGGCGGGGGTGCCACCCCTAGGTCCAGCCGTAAGAACTTCCGCGAGTTGATGATGGGCAGCTCCCCCCAGCTGAAACGGAGTTTCTTCCCCGGGGCCCCCCGAGCCCGCGGGGTGGACTCGGACAGCGCCTCGCTGGCCTCCTCCTCCGCCGAGGAAGAGAGCGGCGGGGGGAGCTCGGTGGCGCTGGACCCCCTGGAGCACGCCTGGATGCTGTCAGCCGCGGACGGCAGGTGGGAGAGCCTGGAGGGGTTGCTGAGCAGCGAGCCGGGGCTGCTCTCCAAGCGCGACTTCATCACCGGCTTCACTTGCCTGCACTGGGCCGCCAAGCACGGGCGCCACGAGCTGCTCGCCATGCTCGTCAATTTCGCTCACAAGCAGCGGCTGCTCATCAACATCAACGCGCGCACCAGCGGCGGGTATACGGCGCTGCACCTGGCGGCCATGCACGGCCATCTGGAAGTGGTCAAGCTGCTTGTGGGGGCCTACGACGCAGACGTGGATGTCAGGGACTACAGCGGCCGCAAGGCTTCCAACTACCTGAGCCAGAGCACCACGGAGGAGATGCGGAGCCTGGTGGGGGCCCTGCAGGAGGAGGGCGAGGGCGCCGCGGGCAACGAGAGCGGGCGCTGGAGACTCTCCAAGGTGCTCCCCTCCAACCTCATTACCTACAAActctcccaccaccaccagggTGAGGAGGCTGAGTCCAGCGAAGGGGCAGCGGCCCTGGGCAAGGGCAAGGAGATGAGTAGGAAAGCCTCAACTAGCGGCAGGATGAAACCACGGCTCAACAAAATCCGATTTCGCACCCAGATTATCCACACCACCCCCTCTTTCCGAGGggaggctgaggaggaggaggagcaggaggagaagcCACTGAGAACGTCCTTCAAACTCAGACCCAAATCCAATGTTTTCGGTTAA